Proteins from a single region of Candidatus Saccharibacteria bacterium:
- a CDS encoding ABC transporter ATP-binding protein, protein MLTVTNLTKSFEAAQGTVHAIEDINFALETGQFVSIIGKSGSGKSTLLSLLGALDAPTSGKIEVDDVDITKLSGAKQTSYRAKKIGFVFQHYNLIPNLSALENVMLALEFGGVSAKNRRSRAEDLLESVGLEASEQLRKPARLSGGQQQRVSIARALANEPAIILADEPTGNLDSETGRKIFDLLHSLSRTKNTTIIAVTHDLDIAGRTDRTFTLKDGKLVANK, encoded by the coding sequence ATGTTAACAGTTACAAATCTTACAAAATCATTCGAAGCAGCACAGGGCACAGTGCACGCTATAGAGGATATAAACTTTGCGCTCGAAACCGGCCAGTTCGTTTCAATTATCGGCAAAAGCGGAAGCGGCAAATCAACACTTCTTAGTCTGCTTGGCGCGCTCGACGCCCCAACAAGTGGCAAAATAGAAGTAGACGACGTCGATATTACAAAGCTTTCCGGCGCGAAACAAACCAGTTATCGAGCTAAAAAAATCGGGTTCGTGTTTCAGCACTACAACCTCATACCAAATCTTAGTGCGCTTGAAAACGTTATGTTAGCACTCGAATTTGGCGGGGTATCGGCCAAGAATCGACGCAGCCGCGCCGAGGATCTTCTTGAAAGCGTCGGCCTCGAGGCATCCGAACAGCTCCGAAAACCAGCACGTCTTAGCGGCGGCCAGCAACAGCGTGTATCGATCGCTAGGGCACTCGCTAACGAACCGGCAATCATACTCGCCGACGAGCCAACCGGTAACCTAGATAGCGAGACAGGGAGAAAGATCTTTGATCTTCTTCACAGCCTTTCTCGAACAAAAAATACGACTATCATCGCCGTTACTCACGACCTTGATATAGCAGGTAGAACCGACAGAACCTTCACGCTAAAAGATGGCAAGCTTGTCGCCAATAAATAG
- a CDS encoding GreA/GreB family elongation factor — protein MNSGKTIFLSKKGMKELKKEVARLERDAHDTRAKLRELDKTDSHDERLARAEHLATLEIVESELADKKATLAAAKLFPRKRDALKVAIGSVVDLLDTSGRIVRYTIVESIEANPSDGRISAVSPLGQSLLGKQIQDIVEWSAGVRTNKLQLVSIT, from the coding sequence ATGAACTCTGGAAAAACAATTTTTCTTAGCAAAAAAGGCATGAAGGAACTAAAGAAAGAAGTTGCCCGGCTCGAGCGTGACGCGCACGACACAAGAGCTAAGCTGCGCGAACTGGACAAGACGGATAGCCACGATGAACGCCTCGCACGAGCCGAACACCTAGCCACGCTAGAGATCGTCGAAAGCGAGCTAGCCGACAAAAAGGCAACCCTCGCGGCCGCCAAGCTATTCCCGCGCAAGCGTGACGCCCTCAAGGTTGCAATAGGGTCGGTTGTTGATCTTCTCGATACAAGCGGCCGCATCGTCCGCTACACAATCGTCGAGAGTATCGAGGCCAACCCTAGCGATGGCCGAATATCAGCTGTCAGCCCCCTCGGGCAAAGTCTTCTAGGCAAACAAATACAAGATATCGTTGAATGGTCGGCCGGGGTACGAACCAACAAACTCCAGCTCGTAAGTATCACCTGA
- a CDS encoding cation-transporting P-type ATPase, translating to MLYYTKTVRETYSELKTSASGLAISEAKERLRIYGPNAIKITGEPLWRKLIEPFANVFMLVLFIAALISVWHKDYLDAGIIGTIMAASATIYYIQRFSTERILRSLRKHEAQAVDVLRDGKETEIDSSLLVPGDIITLTEGEKIPADARIIESRSLRVDESQLTGESLPIDKQSEPLGEGKEVYEQSNMLFQGSFVVAGTAIAIVTTTGNDTEFGQLAALTKDSATESPVQKKIDKLLTQIIAVVGAVATVAFMLALARGMELTESLKFVLALSVSAVPESLPVAISVVLVLGMRRMAAKKALIRTMRSIETIGVITTIATDKTGTLTKNQLTVQETWQFHKDTRKFIRSIAYAVNHSSHKTHDPLDTALANFAEEKGTKEPAYQPFATLPFDQSVAMSGNVWHNGSDYHLAIKGAPEHVLARCDLTENEREIASAELHKLTASGYRVVAVAHSDLSKPIEDFDDLKGRHPLEFDGYVAIADILRPEAKKSIQAALRAGVTVRMITGDHFETAYHIGKQLGMVTSRDQVFDSRRMNVMSDEQLEKIIENTRVFSRVVPEHKYRILELLKKNNITAMTGDGVNDVPALANAHVGVAMGSGAGIAKDAGDIILLNDNFKSIVDAMHEGRTIFANIRRMLFYLLSTNAGEVITMIGSLAIGLPIPLVPVQILWVNLVTDTALVIPLGLEPGEKTNMTKKPAQPNAPILSKFLISRMILVALTMAMLTISMYAFFSAQFGHEYGRTIAFSALVTMQWANAFNARSDEESIFVRIRTFNGKFVAGLSIAITLQMLVLFGPLGQFLHVSPVAINDLAVTGAIAFIVPILFVEIHKFIGRKYLNRTNR from the coding sequence ATGCTTTACTACACAAAAACCGTTCGCGAAACATATAGCGAACTAAAAACGTCGGCCAGTGGCCTTGCTATCAGCGAAGCAAAAGAGCGGCTGCGTATTTACGGGCCAAACGCCATAAAAATCACCGGCGAGCCCCTATGGCGAAAGCTTATCGAGCCATTTGCTAACGTTTTTATGCTCGTTCTTTTTATTGCAGCGCTTATCAGTGTTTGGCACAAAGACTATCTCGATGCGGGTATTATCGGCACAATCATGGCGGCAAGCGCAACTATTTATTATATTCAGCGCTTTTCAACGGAGCGGATTTTGCGATCACTGCGAAAGCACGAAGCCCAGGCGGTCGATGTTCTTCGCGACGGCAAAGAAACCGAGATAGACTCCAGCCTCCTCGTACCTGGCGATATTATCACGCTCACCGAAGGTGAAAAGATTCCAGCTGACGCCCGAATCATCGAATCTCGCTCGTTGCGGGTCGATGAATCGCAGCTTACCGGCGAATCGCTACCAATCGACAAGCAGTCCGAGCCACTCGGCGAGGGGAAGGAAGTCTACGAGCAAAGCAATATGCTCTTCCAGGGTTCGTTTGTCGTCGCGGGCACCGCTATAGCGATTGTTACCACCACCGGCAACGACACCGAGTTTGGCCAGCTGGCGGCCCTCACGAAAGATTCGGCGACCGAAAGCCCTGTCCAGAAAAAAATCGACAAACTTCTAACACAAATCATCGCTGTTGTCGGCGCAGTTGCAACTGTCGCTTTTATGCTTGCTCTCGCACGCGGAATGGAACTTACCGAGAGTCTAAAGTTCGTGTTGGCGCTTTCGGTTAGCGCCGTTCCAGAAAGCCTGCCAGTGGCCATATCCGTCGTTCTTGTTCTGGGAATGCGCCGCATGGCTGCAAAAAAAGCGCTTATCCGTACCATGCGCTCTATCGAAACAATCGGTGTTATTACTACCATCGCCACCGACAAAACAGGAACACTGACAAAAAACCAACTTACCGTGCAAGAAACATGGCAGTTTCATAAAGACACGCGCAAATTCATTCGTTCTATCGCGTACGCTGTTAATCATTCATCACACAAAACACACGACCCACTCGACACAGCTCTTGCAAATTTTGCAGAAGAAAAGGGCACTAAAGAGCCCGCATACCAGCCGTTTGCCACGCTTCCATTTGATCAATCTGTCGCTATGAGCGGCAATGTATGGCATAACGGCAGCGATTATCACCTGGCAATTAAAGGTGCGCCCGAGCATGTACTTGCTCGCTGTGATCTTACTGAAAATGAGCGTGAAATCGCAAGTGCCGAACTTCACAAGCTGACAGCAAGCGGCTACCGCGTTGTCGCCGTCGCGCATAGCGATCTTTCAAAGCCAATTGAGGACTTCGACGACCTAAAGGGCAGGCACCCTCTCGAATTCGACGGCTACGTTGCCATTGCCGATATTCTACGTCCCGAGGCGAAAAAATCAATCCAGGCCGCTCTGCGCGCGGGCGTCACCGTTCGTATGATTACTGGCGATCATTTTGAAACGGCGTACCATATTGGCAAGCAGCTTGGCATGGTAACAAGCCGTGACCAAGTGTTTGATAGCCGACGCATGAATGTTATGAGCGACGAACAGCTCGAAAAAATTATCGAGAACACCCGCGTTTTCTCGCGCGTTGTCCCCGAACATAAGTATCGTATTCTTGAACTGCTCAAAAAGAACAATATTACCGCAATGACAGGTGATGGTGTTAACGATGTTCCAGCACTTGCTAACGCACATGTGGGCGTTGCTATGGGCAGCGGGGCAGGAATCGCCAAAGACGCAGGCGACATCATCCTTCTAAACGACAACTTCAAAAGTATTGTCGATGCCATGCACGAGGGAAGAACGATTTTTGCTAACATACGCCGAATGCTGTTTTATCTGCTCTCTACAAACGCTGGCGAGGTAATTACCATGATCGGCTCGCTCGCTATCGGGCTACCGATTCCGCTCGTTCCTGTGCAAATCCTTTGGGTCAACCTTGTTACCGACACGGCTTTGGTTATTCCTCTTGGACTCGAACCAGGCGAAAAAACCAACATGACAAAAAAGCCCGCGCAGCCTAACGCGCCAATCCTTAGCAAGTTTCTTATCTCACGCATGATCCTTGTTGCGCTCACCATGGCCATGCTCACTATCAGCATGTACGCATTCTTTAGTGCGCAGTTTGGTCACGAATACGGTCGCACGATCGCGTTTAGTGCGCTTGTTACTATGCAGTGGGCAAACGCATTTAACGCCCGCAGCGATGAAGAGTCAATTTTCGTCCGTATCAGAACATTTAACGGCAAATTCGTTGCCGGCCTTTCAATCGCTATCACGCTTCAAATGCTCGTTCTGTTCGGCCCGCTTGGGCAATTCCTTCATGTATCACCGGTTGCAATAAACGATCTTGCAGTTACTGGCGCAATCGCGTTTATTGTGCCGATTCTTTTTGTAGAAATTCACAAGTTTATCGGTCGAAAATATCTTAATCGAACGAATCGTTAA